From Acinetobacter sp. ASP199, the proteins below share one genomic window:
- a CDS encoding sulfite exporter TauE/SafE family protein, which produces MTWLLFILGAMIAGFVQGLTGFAFALIAMSFWVWVLSPQIAAPLLVFASIWSHVISLSNEQKQVHLHKALYLPYLIAGLIGVPLGTWLLNIIEAQSFRVLLGLFLITWCPLMLCNPQIRLIQHSGKTADAGIGLVGGILGGLGGFCGSVPSAWLMLKQLPKDQQRYILRHFNFAIQMFTLAAYLYQGNLNQSHLPYMAVLILAVSIPAILGARLFHRISEQLFKQIVLGLLFSSGCFLLVKELIN; this is translated from the coding sequence ATGACTTGGCTGTTATTTATTTTAGGTGCAATGATCGCAGGATTCGTACAGGGTCTTACCGGTTTTGCCTTTGCTTTAATTGCCATGTCATTTTGGGTATGGGTACTCAGCCCTCAAATTGCTGCGCCCCTCCTTGTATTTGCTTCGATTTGGAGCCACGTCATTTCATTATCGAATGAACAAAAGCAAGTTCATCTGCATAAGGCACTTTATCTACCCTATTTAATTGCCGGACTGATCGGAGTCCCGCTCGGTACCTGGTTATTGAATATCATTGAGGCACAAAGCTTCCGTGTCTTGCTGGGCCTTTTCCTCATCACCTGGTGTCCACTCATGTTATGCAATCCTCAAATCCGACTAATTCAACATTCAGGCAAAACTGCCGATGCGGGTATTGGTTTGGTAGGTGGAATTTTAGGCGGTTTGGGTGGGTTCTGTGGTTCAGTACCTTCTGCCTGGTTAATGCTCAAACAGCTCCCCAAAGATCAACAGCGCTATATTTTGCGTCACTTTAATTTCGCCATTCAGATGTTTACCTTGGCAGCCTATCTTTATCAGGGCAATTTAAATCAGAGTCACTTGCCCTATATGGCTGTACTGATTCTTGCAGTCAGTATTCCCGCCATTTTGGGTGCGCGCCTATTCCATCGAATTTCAGAACAACTTTTTAAACAGATTGTGCTTGGATTACTCTTCAGTTCAGGATGCTTCCTGCTGGTTAAAGAGTTGATAAACTAA
- the rsmD gene encoding 16S rRNA (guanine(966)-N(2))-methyltransferase RsmD yields the protein MKNQLRIIGGDWKRRQLAFASIDGLRPTPDRVRETLFNWLMWDIQNAKVLDICAGSGALSFEALSRGSASVVMIEPDRTQAQFLSQNLELLKVTKARAQLKVTTAQQALPTLKDQFDLVFLDPPYSLDLWTSLAGLADPLIKPEALIYVEADRDLNTLQLPSSWQLIKNTKAGTVRAGLYQKK from the coding sequence ATGAAAAATCAGCTACGAATTATTGGCGGTGACTGGAAACGTCGTCAACTGGCCTTTGCCAGTATAGACGGTTTACGTCCCACCCCGGACCGTGTCCGTGAAACCCTGTTTAACTGGCTGATGTGGGATATACAGAATGCCAAGGTGCTGGATATCTGCGCCGGTTCTGGTGCTTTGTCCTTTGAAGCACTTTCTCGTGGTTCAGCCAGCGTGGTGATGATTGAACCGGATCGTACTCAGGCACAATTTTTAAGCCAGAATCTGGAGCTGCTTAAAGTCACCAAAGCACGTGCACAACTGAAAGTGACCACGGCGCAGCAGGCTTTACCAACTTTGAAAGATCAATTTGATCTGGTCTTTTTAGACCCACCATATAGCCTGGACTTGTGGACTTCTCTGGCTGGACTTGCTGATCCGCTGATTAAGCCTGAAGCTCTGATTTATGTCGAAGCAGATCGGGATTTGAATACTTTGCAGCTCCCTTCGTCTTGGCAACTGATTAAAAACACCAAGGCTGGGACAGTACGTGCCGGGTTATATCAGAAAAAGTAA
- the mrdA gene encoding penicillin-binding protein 2 has protein sequence MKQHFPLKNVQQEKRIYRNRVFFSIGLVIICMLLLISRYAYLQIVSFNEFNTASDQNRIRLQPLAPARGYIYDRNGVLLADNYPVFTATLSRADVEDIDDTIKRLTPILELNEEDIERFNSRIKTAKKTERVSIKLNLTETDIARFSEIKHLFPGVKIDTQMTRYYPHGELFAHVIGYVGRINDKELKSIDKDLYAGTNLIGKIGVEKSYEELLHGVPGNESVEADAHGNVLRHLGRKDPVRGNDLFLSLDYGLQVVASEQLAGRRGAIVAMNPGTGEILALVSSPSFNPNLFVTGISTKDYSFLRDNLDQPLYNRAVQGTYPPGSTIKPMFGLGGLHYGLVDWSTAISDPGYFTLPGDSHRFRDHKKTGHGTVNLHKAQVVSCDTYFYVMSYRMGIEKMNDWMRQFGFGEKTGVDLPSESSGLYPSPEWKMRTRNSKWLRGETISVSIGQGAFTATPLQLAMATAITANHGNKVVPHVLRESRGAKAFKVHNGTHGKIDFNGQEEDWFKMRDAMVDVIQSGTGRGIKGGLQYSIAGKTGTAQVKSIAQGKRYNEALLTDRQLDHGLFVGFAPAEKPEIAIAVILENGRGGSAATALARPIFDYWLLHKDKNPVRPLSHQLSGGLMTAGIKPGELPSGASILSPDAAATPNSTDAPPTSSNTTSNPSRSNSSANSAPAVEGD, from the coding sequence ATGAAGCAGCATTTTCCATTAAAAAATGTACAGCAAGAAAAACGCATTTATCGCAATCGTGTGTTTTTCTCGATTGGCTTGGTCATCATCTGTATGCTGCTACTGATCAGCCGCTATGCGTATTTACAGATTGTCAGCTTCAATGAATTCAACACCGCTTCTGACCAGAACCGTATCCGTCTGCAACCGCTTGCCCCTGCACGCGGCTACATCTATGACCGCAATGGCGTACTTTTAGCGGATAACTATCCGGTATTTACTGCCACCTTAAGTCGTGCCGATGTTGAGGATATTGATGATACGATTAAGCGCCTGACCCCGATTCTGGAGCTAAACGAAGAAGATATCGAACGTTTTAATAGCCGGATTAAAACCGCAAAAAAAACAGAACGTGTTTCTATCAAACTAAATCTGACCGAAACCGATATTGCCCGCTTTAGTGAGATCAAACACCTCTTCCCCGGTGTAAAAATTGATACCCAGATGACCCGCTACTATCCACATGGTGAATTATTTGCCCACGTGATTGGTTACGTCGGCCGTATCAATGACAAAGAATTAAAAAGTATTGATAAGGACCTGTATGCCGGCACCAACCTGATCGGGAAAATCGGGGTGGAAAAATCCTATGAGGAGCTGCTCCACGGCGTGCCAGGAAATGAATCGGTCGAAGCCGATGCACATGGTAATGTGCTGCGCCATCTTGGGCGTAAGGATCCGGTACGCGGCAATGACCTGTTTTTATCTCTGGATTATGGTCTGCAAGTGGTGGCTTCAGAGCAACTGGCAGGACGTCGTGGCGCCATTGTTGCCATGAATCCAGGTACAGGGGAAATTTTAGCACTGGTTTCTAGCCCAAGTTTCAATCCGAACCTGTTCGTGACCGGGATCAGCACCAAAGATTATTCTTTCTTGCGTGATAATCTTGATCAGCCGCTGTATAACCGCGCGGTTCAAGGCACTTATCCTCCAGGTTCGACCATTAAACCGATGTTTGGCCTTGGTGGCCTTCATTATGGCTTGGTCGATTGGAGTACCGCGATTTCCGATCCCGGTTATTTCACTTTACCGGGTGATAGCCACCGTTTCCGTGACCATAAGAAAACCGGCCATGGTACTGTAAATCTGCATAAAGCTCAGGTGGTTTCCTGCGATACCTATTTCTATGTCATGTCCTATCGTATGGGCATTGAAAAGATGAATGACTGGATGCGTCAGTTTGGTTTTGGTGAAAAAACGGGTGTCGATCTGCCAAGTGAAAGCTCTGGTCTATATCCAAGTCCTGAATGGAAAATGCGTACGCGGAACTCTAAATGGTTACGTGGTGAAACGATTTCGGTAAGTATTGGCCAGGGTGCCTTTACAGCAACCCCATTACAGTTAGCTATGGCAACTGCAATTACTGCCAACCACGGCAATAAGGTCGTACCGCATGTCCTGCGTGAAAGCCGTGGTGCCAAAGCATTTAAAGTCCATAATGGAACCCATGGCAAGATCGATTTTAATGGGCAAGAAGAAGACTGGTTCAAGATGCGCGATGCCATGGTTGATGTCATTCAATCCGGTACAGGTCGTGGCATTAAAGGCGGCTTGCAATATAGTATTGCCGGTAAAACCGGTACAGCCCAGGTGAAAAGTATTGCCCAGGGTAAACGCTACAATGAAGCCCTGCTCACTGATCGCCAGCTTGACCATGGTCTGTTTGTCGGTTTTGCCCCTGCAGAAAAGCCTGAAATTGCCATTGCAGTCATTCTGGAAAATGGCCGTGGCGGTAGTGCAGCCACTGCACTGGCCCGCCCTATTTTTGATTACTGGTTATTGCATAAGGATAAAAATCCGGTACGCCCTCTCAGCCATCAATTAAGTGGGGGACTGATGACAGCCGGAATTAAACCTGGTGAACTACCAAGTGGTGCAAGTATTCTTAGCCCTGATGCTGCAGCAACACCTAACAGCACGGATGCACCACCAACTTCATCAAATACAACATCAAACCCATCTCGTTCGAACTCATCTGCGAACTCTGCACCTGCTGTAGAAGGAGATTAA
- the adk gene encoding adenylate kinase, which translates to MRIILLGPPGAGKGTQAQLICKRYNIPQISTGDMLRAAIREGTELGLKAKSVMDNGGLVSDELIIGLVKERIAQPDCVNGCIFDGFPRTIPQAEALENEGINIDHVIEIDVPDEEIVQRLSGRRQHPASGRVYHIVYNPPKVEGKDDETGEDLVQRPDDQEETIRKRLGSYHTETEQLVGFYQGRAASGENAPTYDKLNGLRPIEQVQTDLFAILDQSK; encoded by the coding sequence ATGCGCATTATCTTACTCGGACCACCTGGAGCAGGTAAAGGTACACAAGCTCAGTTGATCTGTAAGCGCTACAATATCCCACAAATTTCAACCGGTGATATGCTCCGTGCTGCAATTCGTGAAGGAACTGAATTAGGTTTAAAAGCTAAAAGCGTCATGGATAATGGCGGTTTGGTTTCTGATGAGTTGATCATCGGTCTGGTTAAAGAACGTATTGCACAGCCTGACTGTGTAAATGGCTGCATTTTTGATGGCTTCCCGCGTACTATTCCACAGGCTGAAGCGCTTGAAAATGAAGGCATCAACATCGATCACGTGATTGAAATTGATGTACCGGACGAAGAAATCGTACAACGTCTTTCTGGCCGTCGTCAGCACCCGGCTTCTGGTCGTGTTTACCACATTGTTTATAATCCGCCAAAAGTGGAAGGTAAAGATGATGAAACTGGTGAAGATCTGGTTCAACGCCCTGATGACCAGGAAGAAACTATTCGTAAGCGTTTGGGCTCTTATCACACTGAAACTGAACAGCTGGTTGGCTTCTACCAAGGCCGTGCAGCATCAGGCGAAAATGCTCCGACTTATGACAAATTGAACGGTCTACGTCCAATTGAACAAGTTCAAACGGATCTATTCGCGATTCTAGATCAATCAAAATAA